One segment of Salvelinus alpinus chromosome 1, SLU_Salpinus.1, whole genome shotgun sequence DNA contains the following:
- the LOC139545415 gene encoding germ cell nuclear acidic protein, whose product MASFKTWLLGLFLALLCTFQTPLAPGVKAQDLPLAHQQDVVADDEGEHAAEVGGDDDDDDDDDDDDDDNDGDSKEDDADDDDDDDDDNDDDDDDDDDDDDDDDDDNDDDDDDDDDDDDNDDDDDDNDDDDDDDDDDDDDDDDDDDDDDDDDDDDNDDDDDDDDDDDDDDDDDKDDDDDDDDDDDKDDDDDDDDDDDDDDDDDDDDDDDDDDDDDDDNDDDHTEADGNNDDDDDVPAAADDNDDNDDDDDDDDDDDDDDDEEEEDDGELYHKGSLCSYCEYCEHCDTCDKCPCAEGDESKHCDTCQICNFCYVCPVCSTLCQPGGFLDELTGSIYKTVADVFEADK is encoded by the exons ATGGCCTCCTTTAAGACGTGGCTCTTGGGACTGTTCCTAGCCCTGCTCTGCACCTTCCAGACCCCTCTTGCCCCTGGCGTCAAGGCTCAAGACCTGCCGCTGGCCCACCAACAGGATGTAGTAGCTGATGACGAGGGGGAGCATGCAGCGGAGGTAGGGGGAGATGACGACGATgacgatgacgatgatgatgatgatgatgataatgatggggACAGTAAAGAGGACGATGcggatgatgacgatgatgatgatgatgacaatgatgacgatgatgatgatgacgacgacgatgatgatgacgatgatgatgacaatgatgacgacgatgatgatgatgacgatgatgatgacaatgatgacgatgatgatgacaatgatgatgatgatgacgatgacgacgatgatgacgatgatgacgacgacgacgacgatgatgatgatgatgatgatgatgatgacaacgatgatgatgatgatgatgatgacgatgatgacgatgatgacgaCGATGacaaagatgatgatgatgatgatgatgacgacgatGACAAAGAtgacgacgatgatgatgatgatgatgacgacgacGATGACGACGACGATGACGACGATGACGATGACGACGACGACGATGACGACGACGACAACGATGATGACCACACAG AGGCTGACGGTAATaacgacgatgatgatgatgtgccGGCTGCAGCTGATGATAATGACGATAATGAcgacgacgatgatgatgatgatgatgacgacgatgatgacgatgaagaggaggaagatgatggTGAACTGTATCACAAAGGATCCCTCTGTTCATACTGTGAATACTGTGAG cactgtGACACCTGCGACAAGTGCCCATGTGCAGAGGGAGATGAGTCTAAGCACTGTGACACCTGCCAG ATCTGCAACTTCTGCTACGTGTGTCCCGTTTGCAGCACTCTTTGCCAACCAG GTGGTTTTCTGGACGAGCTGACTGGATCAATCTATAA GACTGTAGCCGACGTCTTCGAAGCTGACAAATAA